One Eptesicus fuscus isolate TK198812 chromosome 11, DD_ASM_mEF_20220401, whole genome shotgun sequence genomic region harbors:
- the SPEG gene encoding striated muscle preferentially expressed protein kinase isoform X2, with the protein MQKSRGLRGEEAGTRAPPSPGVPPKRAKVGAGGGAGAGGGPAAGAPVFLRPLKDAAVFVGCDVRLRVVVSGAPQPSLSWFRDGQLLPPPAPEPSCLWLRNCGAQDAGKYSCRAQNERGQACCEALVTVLEVGVFRSCRKQSYDLETGEDDISDVQGTQRLELRGDRTFSTPTGGSGTLVGTSLDTPPTSMTGTSEEQVSWWGSGQTVLEQEVGSRGGTRRLPGSPRQAQAAGAGPRHLGVEPLVRASRANLVGASWGSEDSLSVASDPYGSAFSLYRGRALSIHVSVPQSGLHREEPDLQPQPASEAPRRPALPPPSKSALLPPPSPRVGKRPPPGPSAQPPATPTAPHRRTQDPVLLEDATAEEKRGKKAKSSGPSLAGTAESRPQTPLSEASGRLSALGRSPRLVRAGSRILDKLQFFEERRRSLERSDSPPAPLRPWVPLRKARSLEHPKSHGDASWGSPGASQEELRAPAGSVAERRRLFQQKAASLDERTRQRSPASDLELRFAQELGRIRRSTSREELVRSHESLRATLQRAPSPREPGEPPLFSQPSTPKTSRAVSPAAAQPPPPSVAGRPGDEPGRPQSRGPAGRTELGEGPQQEVRRRDQFPLTRGRTIQESRSPVPPPAPGDAPEARTKAPPGRKREPPAQAVRFLPWATPGPEGAAVPQTLEKSRAGPEAEKRPRRGPEEDGPWGAWDRRGTRSQGRGRRARPTSPELESSDDSYVSAGEEPLEAPVFEIPLQDAVVAPGADVLLKCIITANPSPQVSWQKDGSTLRSDGHLLIRAEGERHTLLLREARTADAGNYTATATNELGQASCAATLAVRPGGSTSPFSSPITSDEEYLSPPEEFPEPGETWPQPPTMKLSPSQNRRSSDAGSKAPPTFKVSLMDQSVREGQDVTMSIRVQGEPKPVVSWLRNRQPVRPDQRRFAEEAEGGLCRLRILAAERGDAGFYTCKAVNEYGARQCEARLEVRAHPESRSLAVLAPLQDVDVGAGEMALFECLVAGPADVEVDWLCRGRLLQPALLKCKMHFDGRKCKLLLTSVHEDDSGVYTCKLSTAKDELTCSARLTVRPSLAPLFTRLLEDLEVLEGRTARFDCKISGTPPPSVTWTHFGHAVEESENLRLRQDGGLHSLHIAHVGSEDEGLYAVSATNTHGQAHCSAQLYVEEPRTAASGPSSKLEKMPSIPEEPEHGELERLSMPDFLRPLQDLEVGLAKEAMLECQVTGLPYPTISWFHNGHRIQSSDDRRMMQYRDVHRLVFPAVGPQHAGVYKSVIANKLGKAACYAHLYVTDVVPGPPDGAPQVVAVTGRMITLTWNPPRSLDMAIDPDALTYTVQHQVLGSGQWTALATGLREPGWSATGLRKGVQHIFRVLSATIKSSSKPSPPSEPVQLLERGPPLEEAPAVLDKPDIVYVVEGQPASVTVTFNHVEAQVVWRSCRGALLEARAGVYELSQPDDDQYCLRICRVSRRDMGPITCTARNRHGTQACSVTLELAEAPRFESIMEDVEVGAGETARFAVVVEGKPLPDIMWYKDEVLLTESSHVSFVYEENECSLVVLSTGAQDGGVYTCTARNLAGEVFCKAELAVRSAQTAMEVDGAREDEEQRGKRLSDFYDIHQEIGRGAFSYLRRVVERSSGLEFAAKFIPSQAKPKASAWREARLLARLQHDCVLYFHEAFERRRGLVIVTELCTEELLERMARKPTVCESEIRAYMLQVLEGICYLHQNHVLHLDVKPENLLVWDGAEGEEQVRICDFGNAQEVTPGEPQYCQYGTPEFVAPEIVNQTPVSGVTDIWPVGVVAFLCLTGISPFVGENDRTTLMNIRNYNVAFEENTFLSLSREARGFLIKVLVQDRLRPTAEETLEHPWFKTQAKGAEVSTDHLKLFLSRRRWQRSQISYKCHLVLRPIPELLRAPPERVWVAVPRRPPPSGGLSSSSDSEEEELEELPSVPRPLQPEFSGSRVSLTDIPTEDEALGTPEAGAATPMEWQEQGRATSQDQQAPSPPALPSPGQEPPAGPSPRRGELRRGSSAESALPRAGQREPGRDLQKAASVELPQRRSPSPGTARLTRGGLGEGEYAQRLQALRQRLLRGGPEDGKVSGLRGPLLESLGGRARDPRLARAASSEAAPHHQPPPETRGLQKSSSFSQGEAEPRGRHRRAGAPLEIPVARLGARKLQESPSLSALSETQPPSPVRPSAPKASARQPSAPKSSEPPATKPSDASQPLASQPAQEKAPKFKAEPVPAPKPAQPPVAPQTPAPPVTPYAQIIQSLQLAGHTQGPPQGPATPPTEPKSHPAVFARVASPPPGASTKLVPAASAPPAPAEKARVPTVPRRPGSSLSSSIENLESEAVFEAKFKRSRESPLARGLRMLSRSRSEERGPFRGAEEDGMYRPSPAGTPLEMVRRPERSRSVQDLRATGEPGLVRRLSLSLSQRLRRTPPAQRHAASEARGGDGESSEGGSSARGSPVLTVRRRLSSTLERLSSRLQRSGSSEDSGGASGRSTPLFGRLRRATSEGESLRRLGLPHNQLAAQAGATTPSEESLGSEASATSGSSAPGESRSRLRWGLSRLRKDKGSSQPNLSASVQEDLGQQYVPSESDFPPVFHIKLKDQVLLEGEAATLLCLPAACPAPRISWMKDKQSLRSEPSVVIVSCKDGRQLLSIPRASKRHAGLYECSATNVLGSVTSSCTVAVARVPGKLAPPEVPQTYQDTALVLWKPGDSRAPCTYTLERRVDGESTWHPVGSGILDCYYNVTHLPIGVTVRFRVACANRAGQGPFSNPSEKVLVRGTQDSSALLPAAHRDTLVTSGPARAPPPDSPTSLAPSPTTAAAPGPPGPQSAALSPSSPPTPPSQALSSLKAVGPPPQTPPRKHRGLQAARQAEPSPPSAQVTPSEPKSSVPNTGTPTPASTPQGVKPASSSTPLYMVTSFVSAPPAPEPPAPEPPPESSKVTVQTLSSAKEMTSSPGGGPRSSPGPEGTALRQGPPQKPYTFLEEKARGRFGVVRACRENATGRTFVAKIVPYAAEGKRRVLQEYEVLRTLHHERLMSLHEAYITPRYLVLIAESCGNRELLCGLSDRFRYSEDDVATYVVQLLQGLDYLHGRHVLHLDIKPDNLLLASDNALKIVDFGSAQPYNPQALRPLGHRTGTLEFMAPEMVKGDPIGSATDIWGAGVLTYIMLSGHSPFYEPDPQETEARIVGGRFDAFQLYPNTSQSATLFLRKVLSVHPWSRPSLQDCLAHPWLQDAYLMKLRRQTLTFTTNRLKEFLGEQRRRRAEAATRHKVLLRSYPGSS; encoded by the exons TTTTCCGCTCCTGCAGAAAGCAAAGTTACG ACTTGGAGACAGGTGAGGATGACATCAGCGATGTGCAAGGGACCCAGCGCCTGGAGCTTCGGGGTGACAGGACCTTCAGCACCCCCACAG GGGGCTCCGGCACACTGGTGGGCACCTCCCTGGACACTCCCCCGACCTCCATGACAGGCACCTCCGAAGAGCAAGTGAGCTGGTGGGGCAGCGGGCAGACGGTCCTGGAGCAGGAAGTGGGCAGCAGGGGTGGCACCCGCCGCCTCCCGGGCAGCCCAAGGCAAGCACAGGCGGCCGGGGCCGGGCCACGGCACCTGGGGGTGGAGCCGCTGGTACGGGCATCTCGAGCTAATCTGGTGGGCGCAAGCTGGGGGTCAGAGGATAGCCTTTCGGTGGCCAGTGACCCGTATGGCAGCGCATTCAGTCTGTACAGAGGACGGGCGCTCTCGATCCACGT CAGCGTCCCTCAGAGCGGCCTGCACAGGGAGGAGCCCGACCTTCAGCCTCAGCCGGCCAGCGAAGCCCCTCGTCGCCCGGCCCTGCCGCCTCCCTCCAAATCCGCGCTGCTGCCCCCACCGTCCCCTCGGGTGGGTAAGCGGCCCCCGCCGGGGCCCAGCGCCCAGCCCCCGGCCACCCCCACGGCGCCCCACCGGCGCACTCAGGATCCTGTGCTGCTCGAAGACGCCACCGCCGAAGAGAAGCGAGGGAAGAAGGCCAAGTCGTCGGGGCCCTCGCTGGCGGGCACGGCCGAGTCCCGGCCTCAGACGCCCCTGAGCGAGGCCTCGGGCCGCCTGTCGGCGCTGGGCCGCTCGCCGCGGCTGGTGCGCGCCGGCTCCCGCATCCTGGACAAGTTGCAGTTCTTCGAGGAGCGACGGCGCAGCCTGGAGCGCAGCGACTCGCCGCCGGCACCCCTGCGGCCCTGGGTGCCCCTGCGCAAGGCCCGCTCGCTGGAGCACCCCAAGTCCCACGGCGATGCCTCGTGGGGTTCGCCCGGGGCCTCTCAGGAGGAACTGCGGGCGCCGGCGGGCAGCGTGGCCGAGCGGCGCCGCCTGTTCCAGCAGAAGGCCGCCTCGCTGGACGAGCGCACGCGGCAGCGCAGCCCGGCCTCCGACCTCGAGCTGCGCTTCGCCCAGGAGCTGGGCCGCATCCGCCGCTCCACGTCGCGGGAGGAGCTGGTGCGCTCGCACGAGTCCCTGCGCGCCACGCTGCAGCGCGCGCCGTCCCCCCGGGAGCCCGGCGAGCCCCCGCTCTTTTCGCAGCCCTCCACCCCCAAGACCTCGCGCGCCGTGAGCCCTGCCGccgcccagcctccccctccgAGCGTCGCGGGGAGGCCCGGGGATGAGCCGGGGAGGCCGCAGAGCCGCGGGCCGGCAGGCAGGACAGAGCTGGGGGAAGGCCCGCAGCAGGAGGTCCGGCGCCGGGACCAGTTCCCGCTGACCCGGGGCAGAACCATCCAGGAGAGCCGGAGCCCCgtgccgccccccgccccgggggatGCCCCCGAGGCCAGGACAAAAGCCCCTCCGGGTCGGAAGCGGGAGCCCCCGGCACAAGCCGTGCGCTTCCTGCCTTGGGCCACGCCGGGCCCTGAGGGCGCTGCTGTGCCCCAGACGCTGGAGAAGAGCAGGGCGGGGCCTGAGGCCGAGAAGAGGCCGCGCCGAGGGCCGGAGGAGGATGGTCCCTGGGGGGCCTGGGACCGCAGAGGGACTCGCAGCCAGGGCAGAGGTCGCAGGGCCCGGCCCACCTCGCCTGAGCTTG AGTCTTCGGACGACTCTTATGTGTCTGCTGGAGAAGAGCCCCTGGAGGCCCCTGTGTTTGAGATCCCCCTGCAGGACGCGGTGGTGGCCCCAGGGGCGGATGTGCTGCTCAAGTGTATCATCACCGCCAACCCCTCTCCCCAAG TGTCCTGGCAGAAGGATGGGTCCACGCTGCGCAgtgatggccaccttctcatcCGGGCGGAGGGTGAGCGGCACACCCTGCTGCTTCGGGAGGCCCGGACGGCGGATGCTGGGAACTACACGGCCACCGCTACCAATGagctgggccaggccagctgcgCTGCCACGCTGGCCGTGAGACCTG GTGGGTCCACATCCCCTTTCAGCAGCCCCATCACCTCTGACGAGGAGTACCTGAGCCCCCCAGAGGAGTTCCCGGAGCCTGGGGAGACCTGgccccaaccccccaccatgAAGCTCAGTCCCAGCCAGAACCGCCGCTCCTCAGATGCTGGCTCCAAGGCGCCCCCCACCTTCAAG GTCTCCCTTATGGACCAGTCAGTAAGAGAAGGCCAAGATGTTACCATGAGCATCCGTGTGCAGGGGGAGCCCAAGCCAGTGGTCTCCTG GCTGAGAAACCGCCAGCCCGTGCGCCCAGACCAGCGGCGCTTCGCGGAGGAGGCCGAGGGTGGGCTGTGCCGGCTGCGGATCCTGGCCGCTGAGCGGGGTGACGCTGGCTTCTACACTTGCAAAGCAGTTAACGAGTATGGCGCTCGGCAGTGCGAGGCCCGCCTGGAGGTCCGAG CACACCCTGAGAGCCGGTCCCTGGCCGTGCTGGCCCCCCTGCAGGACGTGGACGTGGGGGCCGGGGAAATGGCGCTGTTTGAGTGCCTGGTGGCGGGTCCTGCGGACGTGGAGGTGGACTGGCTGTGCCGTGGCCGCCTGCTGCAGCCCGCGCTGCTCAAATGCAAGATGCATTTCGATGGTCGGAAATGCAAGCTGCTGCTCACCTCCGTGCACGAGGACGACAGTGGCGTCTACACCTGCAAGCTCAGCACGGCCAAAG ATGAGCTGACCTGCAGTGCCCGGCTGACGGTGCGGCCCTCACTGGCGCCCTTGTTCACGCGGCTGCTGGAGGATTTGGAGGTGCTGGAAGGCCGCACGGCCCGCTTCGACTGCAAGATCAGtggcaccccacccccctccgtgACCTGGACTCATTTCG gccacGCCGTGGAGGAGAGTGAGAACTTGCGTCTGCGGCAGGATGGGGGGCTGCACTCGCTGCACATTGCCCATGTGGGCAGCGAGGACGAGGGGCTCTACGCAGTCAGTGCCACCAACACCCACGGCCAGGCCCACTGCTCAGCCCAGCTCTACGTGGAGGAGCCTCGGACAGCTGCCTCGGGCCCCAG CTCGAAGCTGGAGAAGATGCCATCCATCCCTGAGGAGCCGGAGCACGGCGAGCTGGAGCGGCTGTCCATGCCCGACTTCCTGCGGCCACTGCAGGACCTGGAAGTGGGACTGGCCAAGGAGGCCATGCTGGAGTGCCAGGTGACCGGCCTGCCCTACCCCACCATCAGCTGGTTCCACAATGGCCACCGTATCCAGAGCAGTGATGACCGGCGCATGATGCAGT aCAGGGATGTCCATCGATTGGTGTTCCCCGCTGTGGGACCTCAGCATGCTGGTGTCTACAAGAGTGTCATCGCCAACAAGCTGGGCAAAGCTGCCTGCTATGCCCACCTCTATGTCACAG ATGTGGTTCCAGGCCCCCCAGATGGTGCCCCACAAGTGGTGGCTGTGACTGGGAGGATGATCACCCTCACATGGAACCCCCCCAGGAGTTTGGACATGGCCATCG ACCCGGACGCCCTGACCTACACCGTGCAGCACCAGGTGCTGGGCTCAGGCCAGTGGACAGCGCTGGCCACGGGCTTGCGGGAGCCTGGATGGTCAGCCACAGGGTTGCGTAAGGGGGTTCAGCACATTTTCCGGGTCCTCAGTGCCACCATCAAGAGCAGCAGCAAACCATCACCCCCTTCTGAGCCTGTGCAGCTGCTGGAGCGAG GCCCGCCCCTGGAGGAGGCCCCCGCTGTGCTGGACAAGCCAGACATCGTGTATGTGGTGGAGGGACAGCCTGCCAGTGTCACCGTCACCTTCAACCACGTGGAGGCCCAGGTCGTCTGGAGGAG CTGCCGAGGGGCCCTCCTAGAGGCGCGGGCAGGTGTGTACGAGTTGAGTCAGCCAGATGACGACCAGTACTGTCTTCGGATCTGCCGGGTTAGCCGCCGGGACATGGGGCCCATCACCTGCACTGCCCGCAACCGTCACGGCACACAGGCCTGTTCGGTCACACTGGAACTGGCAG AGGCCCCTCGGTTTGAGTCCATCATGGAGGAcgtggaggtgggggctggggaaacCGCTCGCTTCGCTGTGGTGGTTGAGGGGAAACCACTGCCGGACATCATGTGGTACAAG GATGAGGTGCTGCTGACTGAGAGCAGCCACGTGAGCTTCGTGTACGAGGAGAACGAGTGCTCCCTGGTGGTGCTCAGCACGGGCGCCCAGGACGGAGGCGTCTACACCTGCACTGCCCGGAACCTGGCTGGAGAAGTCTTCTGCAAAGCAGAGTTGGCTGTGCGTTCAG CTCAGACAGCTATGGAGGTAGATGGGGCCCGGGAAGACGAGGAACAGCGAGGAAAGAGACTCAGCGACTTTTATGACATCCACCAGGAGATCGGCAG GGGTGCCTTCTCCTACCTGCGGCGTGTGGTGGAGCGTAGCTCTGGCCTGGAGTTTGCAGCCAAGTTCATCCCCAGCCAGGCCAAGCCAAAGGCATCAGCATGGCGGGAGGCTCGGCTGCTAGCCCGGCTCCAGCACGACTGTGTCCTCTACTTCCATGAGGCCTTCGAGAGGCGTCGGGGGCTGGTCATTGTCACCGAGCT CTGCACGGAGGAGCTGCTGGAGCGAATGGCTAGGAAGCCCACCGTGTGTGAGTCTGAG ATCCGGGCCTACATGCTACAGGTGCTCGAGGGAATATGCTATCTGCACCAGAACCATGTGCTGCACCTGGATGTCAAG CCTGAGAACCTGCTGGTGTGGGATGGTGCAGAGGGTGAAGAGCAGGTGAGGATCTGTGACTTTGGGAACGCCCAGGAGGTGACTCCGGGAGAGCCCCAGTACTGCCAATACGGCACTCCTGAGTTCGTGGCGCCCGAGATTGTCAACCAGACCCCTGTATCTGGAGTCACTGACATCTG gcccgTGGGCGTCGTTGCCTTCCTCTG TCTGACGGGAATCTCCCCGTTTGTTGGGGAAAACGATCGGACAACGTTAATGAACATCCGGAACTACAATGTGGCCTTTGAGGAGAACACGTTCCTGAGCCTGAGCAGGGAGGCCCGGGGCTTCCTCATCAAAGTGCTGGTGCAGGACCGGCT GAGGCCTACCGCAGAGGAGACCCTAGAACATCCTTGGTTCAAA ACACAGGCAAAGGGCGCAGAGGTGAGCACGGATCACCTAAAGCTATTCCTCTCCCGGCGGAGGTGGCAG CGCTCCCAGATCAGCTACAAATGCCACCTGGTACTGCGCCCCATCCCTGAGCTGCTGCGGGCACCCCCCGAGCGGGTGTGGGTGGCCGTGCCCAGAAGACCACCACCCAGTGGGGGGCTCTCGTCCTCCTCTGACTCCgaagaggaggagctggaggagctacCCTCAGTGCCCCGACCACTGCAGCCTGAGTTCTCGGGCTCTCGAGTGTCCCTCACCGACATTCCCACTGAGGATGAGGCCCTGGGGACCCCGGAGGCTGGGGCTGCCACCCCTATggagtggcaggagcagggaagGGCCACCTCTCAGGACCAGCAGGCCCcgagccctcctgccctcccctccccaggccaggaGCCCCCAGCTGGGCCCAGCCCCCGGCGGGGAGAGCTCCGCAGGGGCAGCTCAGCTGAGAGCGCCctgccccgggccgggcagcgGGAGCCGGGCCGGGACCTGCAAAAGGCAGCGTCTGTGGAGCTGCCACAGCGCCGGAGCCCCAGCCCGGGCACCGCCCGCCTGACccggggaggcctgggcgagggtgaGTATGCCCAGAGGCTTCAGGCCCTGCGCCAGCGGCTGCTGCGGGGAGGCCCTGAGGATGGCAAGGTCAGTGGCCTCAGGGGTCCCTTGCTAGAGAGCctgggggggcgtgcccgggacCCCCGGCTGGCACGGGCTGCCTCCAGCGAAGCAGCACCCCACCACCAGCCTCCACCAGAGACTCGGGGCCTGCAGAAGAGCAGTAGCTTCTCGCAGGGTGAGGCGGAACCCCGGGGCCGGCACCGCCGAGCCGGGGCGCCCCTTGAGATCCCCGTGGCCCGACTTGGGGCCCGTAAACTACAGGAGTCTCCCTCCTTGTCTGCCCTCAGCGAGACCCAGCCACCCAGCCCTGTACGGCCCAGTGCCCCGAAAGCCAGTGCCCGCCAACCCAGTGCCCCCAAGTCTTCAGAACCTCCCGCCACCAAACCCAGTGATGCTTCTCAGCCCTTGGCATCCCAGCCTGCCCAAGAGAAGGCTCCGAAGTTCAAGGCAGAGCCAGTCCCAGCCCCTAAACCTGCACAGCCTCCCGTGGCCCCGCAAACCCCAGCGCCCCCCGTCACACCCTATGCCCAGATCATTCAGTCGTTGCAGCTGGCGGGCCACACGCAAggccctccccagggccctgccacaCCTCCGACGGAGCCCAAGTCCCACCCCGCGGTGTTCGCCAgggtggcctccccaccccctggagcCTCTACCAAGCTCGTGCCTGCAGCCTCGGCTCCCCCAGCGCCGGCCGAGAAAGCCCGGGTTCCCACGGTGCCCCGCAGGCCGGGCAGCAGTCTCAGCAGCAGCATCGAGAACCTGGAGTCCGAGGCCGTGTTCGAGGCCAAGTTCAAGCGCAGCCGTGAGTCGCCCCTGGCACGGGGGCTGCGAATGCTTAGCCGCTCGCGCTCAGAGGAGCGCGGCCCCTTCCGCGGGGCCGAGGAGGACGGCATGTACCGGCCCAGCCCGGCGGGCACACCGCTGGAGATGGTGCGACGGCCCGAGCGCTCGCGCTCCGTGCAGGACCTCAGGGCGACCGGGGAGCCGGGCCTGGTCCGCCGCCTCTCGCTGTCGCTGTCCCAGCGGCTGCGGCGCACCCCGCCCGCGCAGCGCCACGCGGCCTCGGAggcgcgcggcggggacggggaGAGCTCGGAGGGCGGCAGCTCGGCGCGGGGCTCCCCGGTGCTCACGGTGCGCAGGCGGCTCAGCTCCACGCTGGAGCGGCTGTCCAGTCGGTTGCAGCGCAGCGGCAGCAGCGAGGACTCCGGGGGCGCGTCCGGCAGGAGCACGCCGCTGTTCGGACGGCTACGCAGGGCCACTTCCGAGGGCGAGAGTCTGCGGCGCCTCGGTCTCCCACACAACCAGCTGGCCGCCCAGGCCGGCGCCACCACACCTTCCGAGGAGTCCCTGGGCTCCGAGGCCAGCGCCACATCGGGCAGCTCAG CTCCTGGGGAAAGCCGGAGCCGGCTGCGCTGGGGCCTCTCTCGGCTGCGGAAAGACAAGGGCTCATCACAGCCAAACCTCTCTGCCAGCGTTCAGGAGGATTTGGGTCAGCAGTATGTGCCCAGTGAATCAG ACTTCCCCCCAGTCTTCCACATCAAACTCAAGGACCAGGTGCTGCTGGAGGGAGAGGCAGCTACCCTGCTCTGCCTGCCggcagcctgccctgcaccccgcATCTCCTGGATGAAAG acAAGCAGTCCCTGCGGTCAGAGCCCTCAGTGGTCATCGTGTCCTGCAAAGATGGACGGCAGCTGCTGAGCATCCCCCGGGCGAGCAAGCGGCACGCGGGGCTCTATGAGTGCTCAGCCACCAATGTCCTGGGCAGTGTCACCAGCTCCTGTACCGTGGCTGTGGCCC GTGTCCCAGGGAAGCTAGCCCCTCCCGAGGTGCCCCAGACCTACCAAGACACAGCGCTGGTGCTCTGGAAGCCAGGAGACAGCCGGGCGCCCTGCACGTACACGCTGGAGCGGCGGGTGGAcg GGGAGTCTACCTGGCACCCAGTGGGCTCAGGCATCCTCGACTGTTACTACAATGTGACCCACCTACCAATCGGCGTGACTGTGAGGTTCCGTGTGGCCTGTGCCAACCGTGCGGGACAAGGGCCTTTCAGCAACCCTTCTGAGAAGGTCCTCGTCAGGGGCACGCAAG ATTCCTCAGCTCTGCTACCTGCTGCTCACCGAGACACCCTTGTTAcctcagggccagccagggccccgCCTCCGGACTCTCCTACCTCACTGGCCCCATCCCCGACCACTGCTGCAGCTCctggtcccccaggcccccagtcAGCTGCTCTCAGCCCTTCATCTCCCCCAACACCCCCCAGCCAGGCCTTGTCCTCACTCAAGGCTGTGGGTccacccccccaaacccccccacgAAAGCACAGAGGCCTGCAGGCCGCCCGGCAAGCAGAGCCCTCCCCACCCAGTGCCCAGGTCACCCCAAGTGAGCCCAAGTCTTCCGTCCCTAACACTGGGACCCCGACCCCAGCCTCCACTCCTCAAGGGGTTAAACCAGCGTCTTCCTCTACTCCCCTGTATATGGTGACGTCCTTTGTGTCTGCACCACCAGCCCCCGAACCCCCAGCCCCCGAACCCCCTCCTGAGTCCAGCAAAGTAACTGTTCAGACCCTCAGTTCAGCCAAGGAGATGACCAGCTCCCCTGGCGGCGGTCCCCGCAGCTCTCCGGGGCCGGAGGGCACCGCTCTTCGACAGGGCCCCCCTCAGAAACCCTACACCTTCCTGGAGGAGAAGGCCAG GGGGCGCTTTGGTGTAGTGCGTGCATGCCGGGAGAATGCCACTGGGCGGACGTTTGTGGCCAAGATCGTGCCCTATGCAGCTGAGGGCAAGCGGCGAGTCCTGCAGGAGTATGAAGTGTTGCGAACGCTGCACCACGAGCGGCTCATGTCCCTGCATGAGGCCTACATCACCCCACGTTACCTCGTGCTCATCGCTGAGAGCTGTGGCAACCGGGAGCTCCTCTGTGGGCTCAGTGACAG GTTCCGATATTCAGAGGACGATGTGGCCACCTACGTGGTGCAGCTGCTACAAGGCCTGGACTACCTCCACGGCCGGCACGTGCTGCACCTGGACATCAAGCCAGACAACCTGCTGCTGGCCTCTGACAACGCCCTCAAGATCGTGGACTTCGGCAGCGCCCAGCCCTACAACCCCCAGGCCCTGCGGCCCCTTGGCCACCGCACGGGCACACTGGAGTTCATGG CTCCTGAGATGGTGAAGGGAGACCCCATCGGCTCCGCCACAGACATCTGGGGTGCGGGTGTGCTCACTTACATCAT GCTCAGTGGACACTCTCCGTTCTATGAGCCAGACCCCCAGGAAACGGAGGCTCGTATTGTGGGGGGCCGCTTTGATGCCTTCCAGTTGTACCCCAACACCTCCCAGAGCGCCACCCTCTTCTTGCGAAAGGTCCTCTCAGTACACCCCTG GAGCCGGCCCTCCCTGCAGGACTGCCTGGCCCACCCGTGGCTGCAGGACGCTTACCTGATGAAGCTGCGCCGCCAGACGCTCACCTTCACCACCAACCGGCTCAAGGAGTTCCTGGGTGAGCAGCGGCGTCGCAGGGCCGAGGCCGCCACCCGTCACAAGGTGCTGCTCCGCTCCTACCCAGGCAGCTCCTAG